From Arcticibacter tournemirensis, one genomic window encodes:
- a CDS encoding anhydro-N-acetylmuramic acid kinase, translating into MNKEIQKLCLMADKESRLIVGLMSGTSLDGLDIALCRIHGSGRQTRLAVEEFETLPYSEDFKADVKSVFSKQQVDLQKLSLLNVLIGTLHADMILSMLGKWGVSASDIDCIASHGQTIYHAPRRLHQLTGYPDATLQIGDGDHLAVKTAILTLSDFRQKHIAAGGEGAPLALYGDYILFSSEEENRILLNIGGISNFTYLPGDGNASRVVCTDTGPGNTLTDALSRKYFNSPFDNDGTYARSGKVIPSLLNAMLAHPFFREDLPKTTGPELFNLNFVEESKALAGISEANPADVIATVSLLTAHSIANGIKEITGKENLVVYVSGGGCHNSYIMEEIQKCLPHSAIKRTEELGFNADAKEAALFALLANETICGSVIQTGGGPAVMMGKISLPL; encoded by the coding sequence ATGAATAAGGAAATACAAAAGCTATGCCTGATGGCCGACAAGGAAAGCCGCCTGATCGTCGGACTTATGTCTGGTACATCTCTTGATGGGCTTGATATCGCGTTATGTCGTATTCATGGCAGCGGAAGACAAACCCGGTTGGCCGTTGAAGAATTTGAAACGCTTCCATATTCTGAAGATTTTAAAGCAGATGTGAAAAGTGTCTTTTCCAAACAACAGGTTGATCTACAGAAATTAAGCCTCCTTAATGTACTAATAGGAACCCTTCATGCCGATATGATCCTAAGCATGCTCGGCAAATGGGGAGTAAGTGCTTCTGATATTGATTGCATTGCCAGCCACGGACAAACCATTTACCACGCGCCCCGGCGCCTGCATCAATTGACGGGATATCCCGACGCTACCCTTCAGATTGGTGACGGCGATCATCTTGCAGTAAAAACGGCAATTTTGACGCTCAGCGACTTTAGGCAAAAACATATTGCAGCCGGTGGGGAGGGAGCCCCTCTTGCACTCTACGGAGATTATATATTGTTCTCCTCTGAAGAGGAGAACCGTATACTATTAAATATAGGTGGAATTTCAAACTTTACCTATCTTCCCGGTGACGGAAATGCTTCCAGAGTGGTGTGTACTGATACAGGGCCAGGCAATACACTAACAGATGCATTGTCAAGAAAGTACTTTAATTCACCCTTCGATAACGATGGAACCTATGCAAGGTCGGGGAAGGTAATCCCTTCGCTTCTAAACGCTATGCTGGCGCATCCCTTTTTCAGGGAAGATCTTCCCAAAACTACAGGTCCTGAATTATTCAATCTAAATTTTGTAGAAGAATCTAAGGCATTAGCAGGCATTTCAGAGGCCAACCCTGCCGACGTCATAGCAACTGTATCGCTCCTTACGGCACATTCCATTGCAAATGGTATTAAAGAGATAACAGGTAAGGAAAATTTGGTCGTATATGTAAGTGGAGGCGGCTGCCATAATTCATACATTATGGAGGAGATTCAAAAATGCCTGCCTCATAGTGCCATAAAGCGAACAGAGGAACTGGGATTTAACGCTGACGCTAAAGAAGCAGCACTATTTGCCCTGCTTGCAAACGAAACCATTTGCGGATCGGTTATACAAACCGGAGGCGGGCCTGCCGTAATGATGGGAAAGATATCGCTTCCCCTGTAG